The stretch of DNA CCGGCTATGGGCAATCGCTGTTCGATGTGGTTCTAGCCAATGTACCTACGGACAATTCTAACCTGGTCTCCCACTTACTAAAACTTGTTAAGCCAAAAGGAAAGGTCGTTTTCAGGGATGACTCAGCAAACGGAGATGCGATTCGCTCAAATCTATTACTATCGGGATTTGTCAATATAGTATCGGTGGAAGGGAATGGTTTGTATATTGTCACGTACTGGGTAGCAAGTTGATAACAGTTGTGTTATCATATCTAGCGAGTTATGTGGTTTCATGTTGGTGTCTGATATTTTTTAGTGTTCGTTGGTGAGAAACCAAATTATGAGATCGGATCTGCGGCAAAACTTTCCTTTGGAACGAATAAAAGTAAAGTTGCCGCTGTTTGGAAATTGGATGTTGACGATGAAGAAGAGTTAATTGATGCTGACGAATTACTAGACGAAGAGGACAAAATCAAGCCAACGGCCGAGTCTTTGAGAGGTAGCTTCAGGTGTTCTGTTTGAtttcaaatattaataaaatattcCAAATAGTTTGTGGAACTACTGGGAAACGTAAAGCGTGTAAGGATTGTTCATGCGGGCTCGCAGAAGAGCTTGAATCAGAAGCGAAAAGTGTTGCAATACAAGCCGTTGCTCAGAAATCATCTTGTGGAAGCGTAAGTATTCTTTTTATTGCTGTCGGAATTTTTTGTATTGCACATTGCATTTTTTGTAGTGTTATCTAGGGGATGCATTCCGTTGCGCAACTTGTCCCTATCTTGGAATGCCAGCGTTCAAGCCAGGAGAAAAAATTCAGCTGTCCGATACTCAGATGCAGGCTGACATTTGAATGAGTTCCGCAACAGATGATATTGACGAAACaatgtaatttttgaaataaagagAATAGAAGAGTAAACTGAAACTTAGTTTAATGAATGCTAATGCATTTGCTGAAATACAAGAAGAAAGTCTATCTGATTGGCCCACCTGgcgttattttatttttaattaattgtATGTGTTACAATAACGAAAGCCCTAGaatgtagagatgggcaaaccgttcatgaactgatcaaaagaacgagttcacccaaaagagtgaacgaactgccgttcttttttgctgtgcaacagttcatatgaactgtatacccagttcagaacgaactgtgtacggcgaatgatgaactgataatacagttcagaacgaactgaccgctggcagaactgtgcatgcagttcagaacgaactgtgtacggtaaGCGGTGCGTAAgagctaagacaagacgtgacaactggcttcttactcttctttctgcattttcttcgactaaagccgggttcagacggtgcgagtaagcatacgagtcgatctagtcagttactgcagtgcagctactcacaccgtgtgaacacatcatgccagttagtgtcatgtgtgattcggcgtgcgagctacttcaaagttttttgaatttactcgcactcgcatccctcaaaacgtcaaaaaacagaatttagcgttcgaatcagggatgccaaatgtaaacaaatgtctctatttttaagatatttgaaaatatgcgaagatatttatagacttgaaaaatattggaaaaacaaataaaaccctaatagtttctaaacggaatcgttgttattttgtttggcacactggcggggcacgttttcttattgagacagttttattgggaatctaaatataaaatcatcatcgggcacaattttcattcaaaattcactcacaacttgcaaaaaaaagtattgttctaagaaacagaatacatattcgatttgaaaaaaagtatattttcattcattattttagtttttgagacgtatttattcctccggcgaatctactatcattttcatttcacaaattggtacacgaagctgctgtcaacgcgaagtaaatcaaattttgaaaaatcttttagactgccatttgtagcaccacatactttcggaattaattaagctatggatgctttcgaggttctaaaaaatagcgacaataatctgatatatattccatattccagaagaaaggcacatcatttctagtttcactcatgagtgtatattggcgttgtatttgtggagcaattaaatccaacagttttttcactttttcaggtgttatttccaacactgctctgtactctcggggatcatcatcgtggagttactcca from Toxorhynchites rutilus septentrionalis strain SRP chromosome 3, ASM2978413v1, whole genome shotgun sequence encodes:
- the LOC129778369 gene encoding anamorsin homolog, which translates into the protein MNFIQENNHVLYIWNQTLNTEIEQEVNQLKTVPNVTVKVENAERVQLAGYGQSLFDVVLANVPTDNSNLVSHLLKLVKPKGKVVFRDDSANGDAIRSNLLLSGFVNIVSVEGNVFVGEKPNYEIGSAAKLSFGTNKSKVAAVWKLDVDDEEELIDADELLDEEDKIKPTAESLRVCGTTGKRKACKDCSCGLAEELESEAKSVAIQAVAQKSSCGSCYLGDAFRCATCPYLGMPAFKPGEKIQLSDTQMQADI